The following DNA comes from Paenibacillus crassostreae.
ACTGGAACACCAGTCATCATTGCCCCAGACCAATTAGGAATTGCTCCAGACAGAGTTGTCCATTTACATTATAGCGTAACTTCTTCTTTCCTTCAGCAGCCAGATCCATATAAGAGACCCATTGTGACTGACTACGTAAAGAAGCATTATTGGACAAGAACTCTAACTGATCTATAAAAACGATACTTTCATGTCTTCCGTATTGCACATGCAGCATATCTTTGAACCATAAATGAAAAAGGTTAAAAATAAGTTCTAGATGTTCTGAGAGTCCTGTCTTGAACAATTTCGTTCCAGCAGTAATAAGCGAGGTACTCCCTCTGCTCATAGACTCCTTCCCTAATTGTAACACTAGGTTTCTAATTTCTGCAAACCAATTCTGCTCCAACAGTTCTCTGCATCCTTCCAATCCAGAAGATAGATGAACGGCACAACGAACTAATGGTGAAGGATACCCTTCATTAATTAGAATTTGCAGCATGGTTGAGGGATTCAATGGCATAAATGGAACCCGCTGCGATCTAGATTGAATCGTTGGAA
Coding sequences within:
- the holB gene encoding DNA polymerase III subunit delta', translating into MSFNDIVGQDVALQMLQNGLRQDAVSHAYLFNGPTGCGQMKTALTFAKAIFCTESKDDACGHCLECRKVDHGNHSDLHLIVPDGASIKIDQIRGLQRVFSYRSESNNPKVYIIDQADTMTNQAANSLLKFLEEPPIPAVAILISSNVQAMLPTIQSRSQRVPFMPLNPSTMLQILINEGYPSPLVRCAVHLSSGLEGCRELLEQNWFAEIRNLVLQLGKESMSRGSTSLITAGTKLFKTGLSEHLELIFNLFHLWFKDMLHVQYGRHESIVFIDQLEFLSNNASLRSQSQWVSYMDLAAEGKKKLRYNVNGQLCLEQFLIGLGQ